The proteins below come from a single Parageobacillus thermoglucosidasius genomic window:
- the bioB gene encoding biotin synthase BioB: protein MINWLALADRVIAGHELTDEEALAILDCPDEELLLLMQGAYNIRRTYYGNKVKLNMIINAKSGLCPENCGYCAQSAVSTAPVKTYKMVDKETLIRGAEEAYRMRIGTYCIVASGRGPSEKEIDTVVSAVKEIKERFGLKICACLGILKPEQAARLKEAGVDRYNHNINTSKEHHPNITTSHTYDDRVRTVETVKQAGISPCSGVIIGMRETKQDVINMARSLRILDADSIPVNFLHAIDGTPLAGTNELDPRYCLKVLALFRYMNPTKEIRIAGGREVNLRSLQPLGLYAANSIFVGDYLTTAGQEKSEDYRMLEDLGFEIDFAEEQQVVC, encoded by the coding sequence ATGATCAATTGGCTAGCATTGGCCGATCGTGTCATTGCAGGGCATGAATTGACCGATGAAGAAGCGCTGGCGATATTAGACTGTCCTGATGAGGAGCTGCTGTTGCTGATGCAGGGCGCGTACAATATTCGCCGCACCTATTACGGCAATAAAGTAAAGTTAAATATGATTATTAACGCGAAATCGGGGCTTTGTCCGGAAAACTGCGGATATTGCGCGCAGTCTGCCGTTTCGACAGCGCCGGTAAAAACGTATAAAATGGTGGATAAAGAAACGCTCATTCGCGGAGCGGAAGAAGCATATCGCATGCGCATAGGAACATACTGTATTGTCGCGAGCGGCCGCGGTCCGAGCGAAAAAGAAATCGATACGGTCGTTTCTGCGGTCAAAGAAATTAAAGAGCGCTTCGGTTTGAAAATTTGTGCATGCCTTGGCATCTTAAAGCCGGAACAAGCAGCGCGCTTGAAAGAAGCGGGAGTCGACCGCTATAACCACAATATTAACACATCGAAAGAACACCACCCGAACATCACGACTTCTCATACATATGATGATCGCGTAAGAACGGTGGAAACGGTGAAACAAGCGGGCATTTCCCCTTGTTCTGGCGTTATTATCGGCATGAGAGAAACGAAGCAAGATGTCATTAACATGGCGCGGAGCTTGCGCATTCTTGATGCGGATTCGATTCCTGTTAACTTTTTGCATGCGATTGATGGCACGCCGCTGGCGGGAACGAATGAACTCGATCCGCGCTATTGTTTAAAAGTATTGGCATTGTTCCGCTATATGAATCCAACAAAAGAAATTCGCATCGCCGGCGGGCGGGAAGTGAATTTGCGCTCGCTTCAGCCGCTTGGCTTATATGCGGCAAACTCCATTTTTGTTGGCGATTATTTAACAACTGCTGGCCAAGAAAAATCGGAAGATTACCGGATGCTGGAGGATCTTGGCTTTGAAATCGATTTTGCCGAAGAACAGCAAGTTGTTTGTTAA
- a CDS encoding HesB/YadR/YfhF family protein gives MEIILTPKAFTWYKEELNLQNGDAVRFFARYGGCSTVQKGFSLGVAKDDPIEPGAQTTIDGITFFVEDRDIWYFDGHNLVIDFNEQANEPVFVIE, from the coding sequence ATGGAAATTATTTTGACACCAAAAGCATTCACATGGTACAAGGAAGAACTTAATCTGCAAAATGGCGATGCCGTCCGCTTTTTCGCGCGCTACGGCGGATGCAGCACTGTACAAAAAGGGTTTTCTCTCGGTGTGGCCAAAGATGACCCGATCGAGCCAGGAGCGCAAACAACTATCGATGGAATCACCTTTTTTGTTGAAGATCGTGACATATGGTATTTTGATGGCCATAATTTAGTCATCGATTTTAATGAGCAGGCAAATGAGCCGGTTTTTGTCATTGAATAA
- a CDS encoding hotdog fold thioesterase: protein MNLAHLKEIGKGTLLEALGIEITELGEGRVVATMPVDYRTHQPFGLLHGGASVALAETVASLGAYALVDQETESVVGLEINANHIRAVRSGTVTATGTILHRGKRTMVWDIKIVDEQQRLVSVSRCTIAVIKKS from the coding sequence GTGAATTTGGCCCATTTAAAAGAGATCGGGAAAGGAACGCTATTAGAAGCATTAGGCATTGAGATTACCGAGCTGGGAGAAGGGCGCGTGGTGGCGACGATGCCGGTTGATTACCGTACGCATCAGCCGTTCGGGCTTCTTCATGGCGGCGCGTCTGTCGCCTTGGCGGAAACGGTGGCAAGCCTCGGCGCATATGCGCTTGTCGACCAAGAAACGGAAAGCGTCGTCGGTTTAGAAATAAACGCCAACCATATCCGCGCCGTCCGGAGCGGCACTGTCACCGCAACAGGCACTATCCTTCACCGCGGCAAAAGGACGATGGTATGGGATATTAAAATCGTCGATGAACAACAGCGCCTCGTCTCTGTTTCGCGTTGTACGATTGCCGTGATCAAAAAAAGCTAG
- a CDS encoding NAD(P)/FAD-dependent oxidoreductase, with product MYECIIIGGGIAGLQAAIQLGRYHHRILVIDANNGRSTLCRAYHNLLGWPDGVSGETLRALGRKQAERLGVHFADDEVTAAEKKGGRFILFGKSGKTYESKRLLLATGVKDRIPPISNLIPCLGTSIYVCPDCDGYEVTNKKVIVLGAGVAGASMAITLLYWTKDIIYVNHDGEELPEKWRKQLSERSIHYIREPIESVLVEEGKEVMFCGVRLQNGTEIFAERGFIAFGHNQVNTELAKQLGVERLENKHIPTNPRTKQTNVPNIWAAGDIGVHSEQVTIAMGEGAQAAIWIHKSIMNEQSN from the coding sequence ATGTACGAATGCATCATTATCGGGGGCGGCATTGCCGGATTGCAGGCGGCGATTCAGCTCGGCCGCTACCATCACCGCATTCTTGTAATCGATGCCAATAACGGCCGTTCCACGCTTTGCCGCGCATATCATAATTTGCTCGGCTGGCCTGACGGCGTGAGCGGAGAAACGCTGCGCGCGCTTGGCAGAAAACAAGCGGAACGTTTGGGAGTGCATTTTGCCGATGATGAGGTAACGGCGGCGGAGAAAAAAGGCGGGCGATTCATTCTGTTTGGCAAAAGCGGAAAGACATATGAAAGCAAACGGCTGCTGTTGGCGACAGGAGTGAAAGACCGGATTCCGCCCATCTCTAATCTTATTCCATGTTTAGGAACGAGCATTTACGTTTGCCCGGACTGCGACGGATATGAAGTAACAAACAAAAAAGTGATCGTGCTCGGAGCGGGCGTCGCTGGGGCAAGCATGGCAATCACATTGCTGTATTGGACAAAGGACATTATTTATGTGAATCATGATGGCGAAGAACTGCCGGAGAAGTGGCGGAAGCAGTTATCCGAGCGAAGCATCCATTACATTCGCGAACCGATCGAATCCGTTTTAGTTGAGGAAGGGAAAGAGGTGATGTTTTGCGGCGTCCGTTTGCAAAACGGTACGGAAATTTTCGCTGAGCGAGGGTTTATCGCATTTGGCCATAACCAGGTCAATACAGAGCTTGCAAAACAGCTTGGCGTGGAGCGGTTAGAAAATAAGCATATTCCCACAAATCCGCGGACGAAGCAAACGAACGTCCCGAATATTTGGGCGGCAGGCGACATCGGCGTTCATTCGGAACAAGTAACGATCGCCATGGGGGAAGGGGCGCAGGCGGCGATTTGGATTCATAAAAGCATTATGAATGAGCAGAGCAATTAA
- a CDS encoding YozE family protein — MARSFYHYVLKFRNGKKEDPFVRFANGAYLDHGFPKMSADYHEISRYLELNGDYLDSMAVFDELWEQFLQEA, encoded by the coding sequence ATGGCGCGTTCATTTTACCATTATGTATTAAAATTTCGCAACGGAAAAAAAGAGGACCCGTTCGTTCGGTTTGCGAATGGGGCATATTTGGATCACGGGTTTCCGAAAATGTCAGCCGATTATCATGAAATCAGCCGATATTTAGAGTTAAACGGCGATTACTTAGATAGCATGGCGGTATTTGATGAGCTGTGGGAACAGTTTTTACAGGAGGCGTAA
- a CDS encoding YozD family protein, with protein sequence MKEIEVVIDTEEIAEFFYRELIRRGFVPTQTELEELADITFDYLLEKCIIDEELDTGDSDE encoded by the coding sequence GTGAAGGAGATTGAAGTCGTCATTGATACGGAAGAAATTGCCGAATTTTTCTATCGCGAATTGATCCGCCGCGGTTTTGTGCCGACACAGACGGAATTAGAAGAACTGGCGGATATTACGTTTGATTATTTACTGGAAAAATGCATCATTGATGAGGAGCTTGACACCGGAGACAGCGACGAGTGA
- a CDS encoding NAD(P)/FAD-dependent oxidoreductase, giving the protein MNNHYDVIVVGAGPAGIFACYELTLKLPGANVLLIDKGHDIYKRNCPILQKKIEKCPPPAGKKDYAGCVPACSITNGFGGAGAYSDGKFNITSEFGGWMTDYLPASKVLELIRYVDEINLKHGATTSLTDPMTEKVKDIERRAYAAGLKLLRAYVRHLGTEQNLEILKSIFEYLHERIAMRFKTEVDDIITEKTNDGHRVTGVVLKSGETLTAEKVVIAPGRDGSAWLSKILRKRRLRMINNQVDIGVRVETSNIVMEEINEHLYEGKFIFNTSVGTQVRTFCSNPSGHVVVENHSGIMLANGHAYKDPELGSNNTNFALLVSHKFSEPFDKPNEYAREISRLANALSNGGIIVQKYGDILKGRRSTEKRIKEGFIEPTLKEAVPGDLGLVLPYNTMKSIIEMTEALNHVTPGIASEHTLFYGVEAKFYSARPKLNDRFETEISGLYVGGDGAGITRGLAQASACGVWIARDIVEKLTK; this is encoded by the coding sequence ATGAACAACCATTACGATGTGATCGTCGTCGGCGCAGGGCCGGCGGGAATTTTTGCGTGCTATGAATTAACGCTGAAACTTCCGGGAGCAAATGTTCTATTGATTGATAAAGGACATGACATATATAAGCGGAATTGCCCGATTCTTCAGAAAAAAATCGAGAAATGCCCGCCGCCGGCCGGCAAAAAAGATTACGCCGGCTGCGTGCCGGCATGCTCGATCACGAACGGTTTCGGCGGGGCCGGCGCTTATTCGGACGGCAAATTTAATATTACAAGCGAATTCGGCGGCTGGATGACCGATTATTTGCCAGCGTCTAAAGTGCTGGAACTTATTCGCTATGTCGACGAAATTAACTTAAAGCATGGAGCGACGACATCACTTACCGATCCGATGACGGAGAAAGTGAAAGACATTGAACGCCGCGCTTACGCCGCCGGGCTGAAGCTGCTTCGCGCCTATGTCCGCCATTTAGGAACGGAACAAAACTTAGAAATTTTAAAAAGCATTTTTGAATATTTGCATGAGCGGATTGCGATGCGTTTTAAAACGGAAGTCGATGATATTATCACGGAAAAAACGAACGATGGGCATCGTGTGACAGGAGTAGTCCTGAAAAGCGGCGAAACGCTGACGGCGGAAAAAGTCGTCATCGCACCGGGGCGCGACGGCTCGGCATGGCTGAGCAAAATATTGCGGAAACGCCGCTTGCGCATGATCAACAACCAAGTGGATATCGGGGTGCGTGTCGAAACATCAAACATTGTCATGGAAGAGATTAATGAACACTTATATGAGGGAAAATTTATTTTCAACACATCGGTCGGCACGCAAGTACGCACGTTTTGCAGCAATCCGTCAGGGCATGTCGTTGTGGAAAACCATTCCGGCATTATGCTCGCCAATGGCCACGCCTATAAAGACCCGGAACTTGGCAGCAATAACACCAATTTTGCGCTTCTTGTATCGCACAAGTTTTCCGAGCCGTTTGATAAGCCAAATGAGTACGCCCGTGAAATTTCCCGGCTCGCTAATGCGCTATCAAACGGCGGCATCATCGTGCAAAAGTACGGCGACATTTTAAAAGGGAGACGTTCTACGGAAAAACGGATCAAAGAAGGGTTTATCGAGCCGACGCTGAAAGAAGCAGTGCCTGGCGACTTAGGTCTTGTCCTCCCGTATAATACGATGAAAAGCATTATTGAAATGACAGAAGCGCTCAATCATGTCACTCCGGGAATTGCTTCCGAGCATACGCTTTTTTATGGCGTCGAAGCGAAATTTTATTCCGCCCGTCCGAAATTAAACGACCGGTTTGAGACAGAAATTTCCGGCTTGTACGTCGGCGGCGATGGTGCCGGCATAACGCGCGGTCTTGCCCAAGCGAGCGCCTGCGGCGTATGGATCGCCCGCGATATCGTTGAAAAATTAACGAAATAA
- a CDS encoding DUF2515 domain-containing protein, translating into MERNRFLSRIVHPVQSLYRHFLYRHHIHIASPPLLHQLAEQWERPSHSRITEEEDKLVSEIRQKTARHNRNNITRTAAYWSFFERHSEVHWALLAHIVSRNGGWNMTDLQGSVIPRLLPATSTHPLFLFLERANALIFHDAYPQLLLYEQSKQLEKPLFHLLPLFSVSSFMRPFWEYFFETKNSPVITVALIINEQQYIQKRVIENRFFQARVLKTMPFIAEQWLGFNDVLIPYKDGRHVRLAGTTIRDFADVHHRIHIGKTLYSILFFQKRLAKRACQFASQTAHTGSRADFWPQLFSPEKTDSFRIYSPRLEAVWPDIRHPFSDRRDWFTDKTIIKMMETIPVIKEKDMTTNYMHNIQTLKMAASAIP; encoded by the coding sequence ATGGAACGAAATCGTTTTTTATCCCGGATCGTTCATCCGGTGCAATCATTGTACCGTCATTTTTTATACCGGCATCATATCCATATTGCTTCTCCACCGCTGTTGCATCAGCTTGCCGAGCAATGGGAGCGCCCGTCGCATTCCCGCATTACCGAAGAAGAAGATAAACTGGTTTCTGAAATACGGCAAAAAACAGCGCGGCATAACCGCAACAACATTACGCGGACAGCGGCCTATTGGTCGTTTTTCGAGCGTCACTCCGAAGTCCATTGGGCGCTTTTGGCGCATATCGTTTCCCGAAATGGCGGATGGAATATGACCGATTTGCAGGGAAGCGTCATTCCCCGCCTTCTTCCCGCCACATCGACTCACCCGCTGTTTTTATTTTTGGAAAGGGCGAATGCGCTGATTTTTCATGACGCTTACCCCCAGTTGCTGTTATATGAGCAAAGCAAACAACTGGAAAAACCATTATTCCATTTGCTCCCTTTATTTTCTGTTTCTTCCTTCATGAGACCGTTTTGGGAATATTTTTTTGAAACAAAAAATTCGCCAGTCATCACCGTGGCATTAATCATTAACGAACAACAGTACATTCAAAAAAGAGTGATCGAAAATCGCTTTTTTCAAGCGCGCGTGCTCAAGACAATGCCGTTTATTGCCGAGCAATGGCTCGGTTTTAACGATGTGCTCATTCCGTATAAGGATGGCCGCCACGTCCGTCTTGCCGGCACAACTATCCGCGATTTTGCCGATGTCCATCACCGCATTCATATTGGCAAAACGCTTTACAGCATATTGTTTTTCCAAAAACGGCTTGCCAAGCGCGCCTGCCAATTTGCGTCACAAACGGCGCATACCGGTTCACGTGCCGATTTTTGGCCGCAGCTGTTCTCGCCTGAAAAAACCGATTCCTTCCGCATTTACAGTCCGCGTCTGGAAGCAGTGTGGCCGGACATCCGCCATCCGTTTTCCGACCGCCGTGACTGGTTTACCGATAAAACGATCATCAAAATGATGGAAACAATCCCTGTGATAAAAGAAAAGGATATGACAACCAACTATATGCATAACATTCAAACACTAAAAATGGCCGCCTCAGCGATTCCATAA
- a CDS encoding DUF502 domain-containing protein codes for MKFFVKNFINGVITIVPIILAVYVCYKVFAFLDGLLGRYVRPYFKEDYIPGIGILCTVILITVLGWLSTQYVSGRVIRLIDRLLESIPLIKTVYSVIKDTIASFAGEKRSFSKVVLVELPNTGMKCLGFITSEEVENWLNPLAGHVAVYIPQTFQVAGITFLVPKQQVQIIDMKPEEAMKFVLSGGMASAKKKGLPE; via the coding sequence ATGAAATTTTTCGTTAAAAATTTTATTAACGGCGTGATAACGATCGTCCCGATTATTTTGGCGGTATATGTATGCTATAAAGTGTTTGCCTTTTTGGATGGGCTGCTTGGCCGCTACGTACGCCCGTATTTCAAAGAAGACTACATACCGGGAATCGGAATATTGTGCACTGTCATTCTCATTACCGTTCTTGGCTGGCTGTCAACGCAATACGTGAGCGGGCGCGTGATCCGGCTGATCGACCGCTTGTTAGAAAGCATCCCGTTAATTAAAACGGTTTATTCAGTAATCAAAGATACCATTGCTTCTTTTGCCGGCGAAAAACGGTCATTTTCCAAAGTAGTGCTCGTGGAATTGCCTAACACCGGAATGAAATGCCTTGGGTTTATCACGTCAGAGGAGGTCGAAAACTGGCTTAATCCGCTTGCCGGCCATGTTGCCGTCTATATTCCGCAAACATTCCAAGTCGCGGGCATTACTTTTTTAGTCCCGAAACAGCAAGTACAAATCATTGATATGAAACCAGAAGAGGCAATGAAATTCGTTCTTTCCGGCGGAATGGCTTCAGCTAAAAAGAAAGGGCTGCCCGAATAA
- a CDS encoding magnesium transporter CorA family protein yields the protein MMKMYLSDANGKMTEIDEIKNGCWINLVAPTEDEIRYIANHLDIPIDSIKDALDDEERSRVEKEDNHVLIIVDIPIAANDEVDGPMYETIPIGMIITDRCFITVCLQENPIFEEFSKNKIKNFYTFMKTRFALQMLYMIATYYLRYLKQINRRTSEIEKELHQSMKNKELFSLLSMEKSLVYFMTSLKANNVVMERLLRLNYLRMYEDDQDLLQDVIIENKQAIEMAEVYSSILSGMMNAFASVISNNLNIVMKFLTAITIVISLPTMVASFYGMNVPIPYQHSPYAFMVAMLIAALLSTVTAFIFWKKRYFL from the coding sequence ATGATGAAAATGTATTTATCCGATGCCAACGGCAAAATGACAGAAATTGATGAAATTAAAAATGGCTGCTGGATTAACCTAGTAGCGCCGACGGAAGACGAAATCCGCTATATCGCTAATCATCTGGATATTCCGATCGATTCGATCAAAGACGCGCTCGACGATGAGGAGCGGTCGCGCGTCGAAAAAGAAGACAATCACGTGTTGATTATCGTCGATATTCCGATTGCCGCCAATGATGAAGTAGATGGGCCAATGTATGAAACGATTCCGATCGGCATGATCATCACCGATAGATGCTTTATAACCGTTTGCCTTCAAGAAAATCCGATTTTTGAGGAGTTTTCCAAAAATAAAATCAAAAATTTTTACACATTCATGAAGACGAGATTTGCGTTGCAAATGTTATATATGATCGCGACATATTATTTGCGCTATTTGAAACAAATTAACCGAAGAACGAGCGAAATTGAAAAAGAACTGCATCAGTCAATGAAAAATAAAGAGCTGTTTTCGCTTCTCAGCATGGAAAAAAGCTTAGTATATTTCATGACATCGCTCAAAGCGAACAATGTTGTGATGGAGCGCTTGTTGCGCCTTAACTACTTGCGCATGTACGAAGATGACCAAGATTTGTTGCAAGACGTCATTATCGAAAACAAGCAGGCCATTGAAATGGCGGAAGTATACAGCAGCATTTTAAGCGGAATGATGAACGCGTTCGCTTCGGTCATCTCGAATAACTTAAACATTGTCATGAAGTTTTTAACGGCGATCACGATTGTCATTTCCTTGCCGACGATGGTGGCGAGTTTTTATGGCATGAATGTGCCGATTCCGTATCAGCATTCCCCATATGCGTTTATGGTGGCGATGCTGATCGCTGCTTTGTTGTCGACGGTTACTGCATTTATCTTTTGGAAAAAGCGGTATTTTTTATGA